The following proteins come from a genomic window of Polyangiaceae bacterium:
- a CDS encoding thioredoxin family protein, with product MLRRALVLLVWLLCALLAATAAADPLDAGPDGDCIVDPGACPVDIDLELAEEEDAGAQEGLVVLFFWGTGCPHCEQAKPFVARLPEEIPGVRVESIEVRSDPEGRRRFIGVMQRLGAKAVGVPSFVIGKEWIVGYDGATTEARVIDLARGKRPKAERFIDVPMIGRVDPSSISLPTFTLLIGLVDGINPCAMWVLLVLLSILVHVKSRKRLALFGGTFVVASGVVYFVFMTAWAGLLSLIGLSRTITLALGVVVLGLGLVNLKELVWFKKGLSLTIPDKMKPGLYRRMRRIASAASLPAAFVGIAVLAFLVNLVELGCTLGLPAVYTRILTLREELSPLTRTAYLALYNVAYVVPLALIVTVYALTLHRMTLSERGAKVLKGVSGVLLVGFGLLFIVAPGLLT from the coding sequence GTGCTCCGCCGCGCCCTCGTCCTCTTGGTCTGGCTCCTCTGTGCGTTGCTGGCGGCGACGGCCGCGGCAGATCCGCTGGATGCGGGTCCGGATGGAGACTGCATCGTCGATCCCGGAGCCTGCCCCGTGGACATCGATCTCGAGCTCGCAGAAGAAGAAGACGCCGGTGCCCAGGAGGGGCTGGTCGTGCTGTTCTTCTGGGGTACCGGCTGCCCGCACTGCGAGCAGGCCAAGCCCTTCGTGGCGCGCCTGCCCGAGGAGATCCCGGGAGTACGCGTGGAGAGCATCGAGGTGCGCAGCGATCCCGAAGGTCGGCGCCGCTTCATCGGCGTCATGCAACGGCTGGGCGCCAAGGCCGTCGGTGTCCCGAGCTTCGTGATCGGCAAAGAGTGGATCGTCGGCTACGACGGCGCCACGACCGAGGCCCGCGTCATCGATCTCGCACGCGGCAAGCGACCCAAGGCCGAGCGCTTCATCGACGTGCCCATGATCGGACGCGTCGACCCGAGCAGCATTTCGCTGCCGACGTTCACGTTGCTGATCGGCCTGGTGGACGGCATCAACCCCTGCGCCATGTGGGTGCTCTTGGTGCTGCTCAGCATCCTGGTCCACGTCAAATCGAGGAAACGCCTGGCGCTCTTCGGGGGCACCTTCGTGGTCGCCTCCGGCGTCGTCTACTTCGTGTTCATGACGGCTTGGGCGGGGCTGTTATCCTTGATCGGTCTGTCGCGCACCATCACCCTCGCCCTGGGTGTGGTGGTGCTGGGCTTGGGGCTCGTGAATCTCAAGGAGCTGGTCTGGTTCAAGAAGGGCCTATCCCTGACCATCCCCGACAAGATGAAGCCCGGGCTGTATCGGCGAATGCGTCGCATCGCGAGCGCGGCGAGCTTGCCCGCCGCGTTCGTCGGCATCGCTGTCCTGGCCTTTCTGGTGAACCTCGTGGAGCTCGGCTGCACCCTGGGCCTGCCGGCGGTCTACACGCGAATCCTCACACTGCGGGAGGAGCTCTCGCCCCTGACCCGCACGGCCTACCTGGCGCTCTACAACGTGGCCTACGTCGTGCCGCTCGCGCTGATCGTCACGGTCTATGCCTTGACCCTACACCGCATGACGCTCAGCGAGCGGGGCGCCAAGGTCCTCAAGGGAGTGAGCGGCGTGTTGCTCGTCGGTTTTGGCCTGTTGTTCATCGTCGCCCCCGGCCTGCTGACCTGA
- a CDS encoding serine/threonine protein kinase, translating into MMGPVGQNPNDLGWIPAPGQLLAGKYRVEGLVGAGGMGAVITAVQLELERRVAIKLLPPQAAQIGTAVERFLREARAASAISNDHVVRIYDVGRLDSGVPYMVMEYLPGVTLGALTAQRGPLPVAETIDYVLQACIALAECHGIGIVHRDLKPDNIMVLQRPGQLGFVKLLDFGISKSDWFSTAPEFTPNLTHTTDVFGTPTHMSPEQVRSSKSVDLRTDVWALGVILYEVLTAAPPFMAETLPALSAAIVSDAPVHPSERRRDLPRPLGDVVLSCLEKRPEARPQSVAQLAEKLRPWAGPGSLSHLGRIRDLAAADPLEASRPWPRVSSSAIAVDTAQAWGTTHQRRRSTSRGILLGASVGLLVFLGVIVALALRARSAAPPTAQVEAVDTPPTQPVAVAAAPTPTTAVPALAEAGAQPTASSEDTADAPPTPKAPPTKRHHADPLDDRY; encoded by the coding sequence ATGATGGGGCCCGTCGGCCAAAACCCGAACGACCTCGGCTGGATCCCGGCGCCGGGACAGCTGCTTGCCGGCAAGTATCGGGTGGAGGGGCTCGTGGGGGCCGGCGGCATGGGCGCGGTGATCACCGCGGTCCAGCTGGAGCTCGAGCGCCGCGTCGCCATCAAGCTGTTGCCACCCCAAGCCGCCCAGATCGGCACCGCCGTGGAGCGCTTCTTGCGCGAGGCCCGCGCGGCGAGCGCCATCTCCAACGACCACGTCGTTCGCATCTACGACGTGGGTCGTCTCGATAGCGGCGTCCCGTACATGGTGATGGAGTATCTGCCCGGCGTGACGCTGGGCGCGCTGACCGCACAGCGGGGCCCGCTCCCCGTCGCCGAGACGATCGACTACGTGCTGCAGGCCTGTATCGCCCTCGCCGAGTGTCACGGCATCGGCATCGTCCACCGCGACCTGAAACCCGACAACATCATGGTGCTGCAGCGCCCGGGCCAGCTCGGCTTCGTCAAGCTGCTCGACTTCGGCATCTCCAAGAGCGACTGGTTTTCCACGGCGCCGGAGTTCACGCCGAATCTCACACACACCACCGATGTGTTCGGCACTCCAACGCACATGTCACCGGAGCAAGTGCGCAGCAGCAAGAGCGTCGACCTCAGAACCGACGTCTGGGCCTTGGGCGTGATCCTGTACGAGGTGCTGACCGCAGCGCCGCCGTTCATGGCGGAGACGCTGCCGGCCCTCTCCGCCGCCATCGTGAGTGACGCGCCCGTGCACCCGAGCGAGCGTCGACGCGACCTGCCCCGGCCCCTGGGAGACGTGGTCTTGAGCTGCCTGGAAAAGCGCCCCGAGGCTCGCCCCCAGAGCGTGGCACAGCTCGCGGAGAAGCTCCGCCCTTGGGCCGGACCAGGCTCCCTCTCGCACCTCGGTCGCATCCGCGATCTGGCCGCCGCCGATCCCCTCGAGGCCAGCCGTCCCTGGCCGCGGGTGTCGTCCAGCGCCATCGCCGTGGACACCGCCCAGGCCTGGGGTACCACCCACCAGCGCCGCCGCTCGACCTCGCGAGGCATCTTGTTGGGCGCGTCCGTGGGCCTATTGGTCTTCTTGGGGGTGATCGTCGCGCTCGCCCTGCGGGCCCGCTCCGCGGCGCCCCCCACGGCGCAGGTGGAAGCCGTGGACACCCCGCCCACCCAGCCGGTGGCGGTGGCGGCGGCACCGACGCCCACCACGGCCGTCCCCGCGCTGGCGGAAGCCGGCGCCCAGCCCACCGCGTCCAGCGAAGACACCGCCGACGCGCCGCCAACGCCCAAGGCCCCGCCCACGAAAAGGCACCATGCGGATCCGTTGGACGATCGCTACTAG